A window of Actinobacillus suis ATCC 33415 contains these coding sequences:
- a CDS encoding ParA family protein: MNLLQNASNKPFVITVASTKGGSAKSTNAANIGAFCAEHGLKTLLIDTDTQPTLSSYYALDYQAPGGTYEFLHFRDVEPSHIISKTQIPNLDLIQSNDPSNKISPMLRDSPDGALRFSLLLSKIDGYDVVIVDTRGTRDITVDMSVLAADVLFCPILPHILSAKEFIRGTIGMYQDLQTFANFGFTLPPLKAVINCVDHTNDVKFVSEHLHTLFATEFDASKTLLDFTVPDKVAYREAATFSIPVYKQNRAEYKTIQQLCSLLMPQFAQSHFMGKE, from the coding sequence ATGAATTTATTACAAAACGCTTCAAATAAGCCCTTTGTTATTACTGTAGCTTCAACTAAAGGCGGCTCGGCAAAAAGTACAAATGCAGCAAATATTGGTGCATTTTGCGCTGAACATGGCTTAAAAACTCTTCTCATTGATACTGATACCCAACCTACATTAAGTTCTTATTATGCTTTGGATTATCAGGCTCCTGGTGGCACTTATGAATTTCTACATTTTAGAGATGTAGAACCGTCACATATCATTTCTAAAACACAAATTCCTAATCTTGACTTAATCCAGTCAAACGACCCATCAAATAAAATTAGTCCTATGTTACGAGATTCGCCAGATGGTGCACTTCGCTTTAGCTTACTTCTAAGTAAAATTGATGGATACGATGTAGTCATTGTAGATACTCGTGGTACTCGCGATATTACCGTAGATATGTCTGTATTAGCTGCGGATGTTCTTTTTTGCCCTATTCTTCCACATATTTTGTCTGCAAAAGAATTTATTCGCGGCACGATTGGGATGTATCAAGATTTGCAGACTTTTGCAAATTTTGGGTTCACCCTCCCTCCATTGAAAGCTGTCATTAATTGTGTTGATCATACTAATGATGTGAAATTTGTTTCAGAACATTTACATACGCTATTTGCAACAGAATTTGATGCTTCCAAAACATTACTAGATTTTACAGTTCCAGATAAAGTGGCCTATCGTGAGGCTGCAACATTCTCTATCCCGGTATACAAACAAAATCGAGCAGAATATAAAACAATCCAACAACTCTGTTCATTGCTGATGCCTCAATTTGCTCAAAGCCATTTTATGGGTAAGGAGTAA
- the dnaB gene encoding replicative DNA helicase, with product MSHKQPIELYSVDAESSVLGGLILDNSLFDEIVDVIIPNDFYLHAHQIIFKGIFSLLSNAKPVDILTLEQYFKEQGILEQLGGLAYIAQLVKITPTTANFKAYIDIVVLYSKHRKLLRLGQNIISEIQVAKSAEKLDELLENIERQFTDLTLSQQTEGVIDLNETLKKVVLRMESSAQNADPVTGTPTGIQELDEVTTGGQAGDFIVIGARPSMGKTAFCQTIAYHTLEKFKDLPIQFYSMEMPAEQILQRFLAMRARVSLQAIRKADQLGEDEWAKISLAMGHILDEWKNRLLIDDEGGLTPQKLRSKVRYNIRKYGKPAAIFIDYLQLMQGSRRYENRHLEITAISQALKNLAKEVDCPVYALSQLNRSLEQRANKRPMNADLRESGSLEQDADLILFIYRDEVYNEQTEHPGTAEIIIGKQRNGPLKTVFTRFIGEYSLFENLAVTQY from the coding sequence ATGAGCCATAAACAACCAATAGAGCTTTATTCTGTAGATGCCGAAAGCTCGGTACTCGGTGGGCTTATTCTTGATAATAGCCTCTTTGATGAGATAGTTGATGTGATCATTCCAAATGACTTTTACCTGCACGCACATCAAATTATTTTTAAAGGGATTTTTTCATTATTAAGTAATGCTAAACCCGTCGATATATTAACGCTTGAACAATATTTCAAAGAACAAGGTATTTTGGAGCAGCTAGGAGGATTAGCTTATATCGCTCAGTTAGTTAAGATTACTCCAACTACAGCTAACTTTAAAGCTTACATTGATATTGTCGTGTTATACAGCAAGCACCGCAAACTTTTAAGACTGGGCCAGAATATTATTTCTGAAATACAAGTTGCCAAATCAGCCGAAAAATTAGATGAACTTCTCGAAAATATTGAAAGACAGTTTACGGATTTAACACTCTCTCAGCAGACAGAGGGCGTTATAGATTTAAATGAAACTTTAAAAAAAGTGGTTCTTCGAATGGAATCTTCTGCCCAAAATGCTGATCCAGTTACAGGCACTCCTACAGGTATTCAGGAATTAGATGAAGTAACTACAGGTGGTCAGGCAGGAGATTTTATTGTAATTGGTGCAAGACCTTCCATGGGAAAAACTGCATTTTGTCAGACAATTGCTTATCACACCTTAGAAAAATTTAAAGATTTACCTATTCAATTCTATAGCATGGAAATGCCGGCAGAACAAATTCTGCAACGTTTTCTAGCTATGCGAGCTCGAGTGAGTTTACAAGCTATCCGTAAAGCAGATCAGTTAGGTGAAGATGAATGGGCAAAAATCTCACTTGCGATGGGGCATATTCTAGATGAATGGAAAAATCGTTTACTCATTGATGATGAAGGAGGACTCACCCCTCAAAAATTACGTTCGAAAGTTCGTTATAACATCCGCAAATATGGTAAACCGGCGGCAATTTTTATTGACTACTTGCAATTAATGCAAGGTTCTCGTCGTTACGAAAATCGTCATTTAGAAATTACCGCAATTTCTCAGGCGTTAAAAAATTTAGCGAAAGAAGTGGATTGCCCCGTTTACGCTCTCTCACAACTTAACCGGAGCTTGGAACAACGCGCAAATAAACGTCCTATGAATGCCGATTTACGAGAATCAGGCTCCTTAGAACAAGATGCGGATCTCATTCTGTTCATTTACCGAGATGAGGTCTATAACGAACAAACTGAACATCCTGGTACTGCAGAAATTATTATCGGAAAACAACGTAATGGTCCGTTAAAGACAGTATTTACGCGATTTATCGGTGAATACTCACTCTTTGAAAATTTAGCAGTAACACAATACTAG